Within Rothia sp. ZJ932, the genomic segment CATCGGTTTCCGGCTTGAGGTCAAAGATGTTCTTGTGAGTGTAGGCGCCCTGGGTGAGGTAACCACCGGTGGTGTGCAAAATACCCTTGGGCTTACCGGTGGTGCCTGAGGTGTAGAGAATGAAGAGGGGGTCTTCTGCGTTCTGGGCGCTGGGGGTGTGCTCGGTGGAGGCAGCATCGAGAGCCTCATGCCACCAGATGTCACGACCCTCAACCCAGTCAATGTCTTCGCCGTTGCGCTTGACGACCACTACGTTTTCAACGGTGGTTTTGCCTGAGAGTGCCTTGTCAACGGCAGGCTTGAGCATGGAGGGCTTGCCACGGCGGAAAGAGCCGTCTGCGGTAACGACCAGCTTCGCCTCGCCGTCCTCAACACGTGAACGCACCGCGTCCGCTGAAAAGCCGCCAAAAATAACGGAGTGAACCGCACCAATACGGGCACACGCCAGCATGGTGATGACAGCTTCAGCAATCATGGGCAGGTATACGGCGACGCGGTCGCCCTTGGTGACGCCGAGCGCCTCAAAAGCGTTAGCTGCGCGGGATACCTCGTCCTTGAGCTGGGCGTAGGTGTAGGTTTTGGTATCACCGGGTTCGCCCTCAAAGTGAATAGCGACGCGGTCACCCAAACCGTTCTCAACGTGGCGGTCTACAGCGTTGTAGCAGGCGTTGAGTTCGCCGTCCTTGAACCACTTGGCAAAGGGAGGGTTAGACCAGTCGAGGGTTTCAGTAAAGGGCTTTGACCAGGTCAGCAGCTCGCGTGCCTGCTCCGCCCAGAACTCGGTGCCTTTTTCTTCGGCATGGGTATAAAGATCGGCAGTAGCGTTCGCCTGTGCAGCGAATTCTTCGCTGGGGGCAAAGGTGGGAGTCTCAGGCATAATGAAACCTTTCATGGTAATAAGTGAGCAACGTCTATGATGGGTGTCACGAAAAATGCGTTGAGTAAACCATAAACTAATATAGTGGTGTGTGTCATATTATGCGCGCGGTGTGTTGAAATTTTTTTGGGACGCACACCCCCACTCAACGCACCGAGTAGGCTTGAAGCTATGGGTAAAACAACAACCACCACGAGCGCAACACCGACCACTTCAGTGGCGTCAACCCCCTCTTTGACCCCGCAAGAACACGCTCTTATAGAAATTCGCACCGTACCAGCTTTCACTGCTGAAGCCGCACGCAAACGCAGACAGCGCTCGCCCGAAACCGAGATCGGGCGCAAACGCAGAGTACGGAAAATCAACACCATTTTGGGGCAAACCTACCCCTACGCCGTTGCCGAACTAGACTTCGAGAACCCCTTTCAGCTGTTGGTTGCCACCGTGCTTTCAGCCCAAACCACCGATGTGCGCGTCAACTCGGTGACCCCCACCCTCTTTACCGCCTACCCTGATGCCGCTGCCCTCGCGTCCGCCCGCGCAGAAGACCTTGAAGACATCATAAAATCTCTGGGGTTCTACCGGGCGAAAACCCGCTCCATCATAGCGCTCGCCCAGCAGCTTGTAACGGAATGCGACGGGCAGGTTCCGGCTACCTTGAAGCAACTGGTTAAACTCGCCGGTGTGGGGCGCAAAACAGCCTTTGTGGTGCTGGGAAACGCCTTTAATCAACCGGGACTAACGGTCGATACCCACTTCGGACGCTTGGCACGCCGCATGGGCATGACCATAGAAAAAGACCCAGTAAAAGTGGAACGCGAGGTTGCTGCACTCTTTGAGAAAAAAGACTGGACGCAGCTTTCCCACCGGCTGGTTTATCACGGCAGACGTATCTGCCATGCCCAGAAACCGGCATGCGGTGTGTGCCCCGTTGCCGATTTGTGCCCTTCCTACGGTGAAGGCGAGACCGATGAAATAAAAGCGCGAAAGCTGATGAAATATGAAATGGCACCGGGAAGAGAAGGCCTGCATCTGAAGTTTCTTAAAGGCTATAGCCGCCGGCAACTACAAGCAGAAGGGTATTCTCTTGGATCTTAACCCCAAAGACTCGGATCGTGTTTCTCAGAACCCAGCCTCCGACCCCAAGGGTGCCGCGCTGGGGCAGGCGCGTGCTGATTTGTTGCGCCTGGTTCAGCACGACGTCACTGACTTCTCAGACTGCGAGCGCTGGAAAGTGGGTGAGGTCGATAGTGCTGTGAGCAGACGCGCTGCTGTACTGATTTTGTTTGGTGCTTTAGATGCTGAACCGGCGCGTACTTGGGTGGCGGGGAACGTAGCGGAGTATCTGGATGTCTTGGTGCTGGTGAGGGCTTCCTCTATGAGGTCTCATGCGGGGCAACCGGCTTTTCCCGGTGGCAAGATTGACCCTGAGGATTACGAGCGTGCTGAACGCGATGGCGTCCCCGTTTCTCACATTGCGGCGGTGCGTGAGGCTGTTGAAGAGACAGGGTTAGACCCGGAGGGTGTTGAGGTTTTGGGCGCAATTCAGGACGTACCGCTGCCTGTCTCTAACTTTCAGGTCAGCCCCATCATTGGATGGTGGTGTAAGCCCAGCCCGGTTGATGTGGTTGATCATCAGGAGTCATCGTTGGTGTTGCGCGTGCCTGTTGCTGATTTGGTGAACCCGGCTAATCGCCTGTACGCAACAATCTCATATCAAGGGCGAACGCACCGATCACCGGCATTTGATGTTGCCCAAGACGGCGAGACGTTTAGAATTTGGGGGTTCACCGGGGTGATCCTTGACAGGGTGCTGGACGCTCTGGGCTGGTCGGTGCCTTGGGACCAGCAGCGCAGTGAACCCGCCCCGATCAAGAACCGCGAGAGGGCACGTGTGCGTCATTGATGAGCTGAACATGACCCACACGTGCCCGCTCGACGCTACTTTGCCTTCGCGTAGTTATCGGTCGCTACCACCGTGACCGGAAAATCCACCGGTATCTGCCCGAAGAGCAGCTTTGCCGCGTCCTCGGCTGACTCCCTGACAATGCGCTCGCAGACCTTCGCCTCACGCTGCGGGCCGTAGAGCATGACTTCATCGTGCAAGAAATACACCAGGCGTGTTGAAAGGGCATGTCCAAAAAGTTTCTCTTCGCGCAAGCGCTTACGCATTTGCCCCATCCAGCACAAAGCCCATTCCGCAGCCGTCCCCTGCACTACGAAATTGCGGGTAAATCGCCCCTGCGACTTCGCCAAAGACTGTGCCTGCCGTTCAGACTCCGCCGTTGACGTATCACGCTGGGTAGCAAACCACGTGCTGGATGGAGCAGGCGAGGTGCGCCCCAAAAAGGTAGTCACCTGCCCACCGTGCTCACCCACAGAGGCAGCAGCCTCGGTAAATTCCATCGCCCGCGGAAAAAGCTTACGAAAGTGCGGCAGCAACCTTCCTGAATCTCCCGAAGTTGCACCGTACATGGCGCCCAACATGACGATCTTTGCCGCGTCACGGCTATCTAACGGCGAACCTGTACGCTCACCAATCTCAGCAATACCCGCGTACAAATCGCGCCCGCGCGCTGCCACCGCCAGCGCTTGATCTCCACTCATTGCCGCCAAAATACGGGGCTCAACCTGAGCAGCATCGGCAACAAGGAGAGTCATTCCCGCTTCAGCCTGTACTGCCTGGCGCACGTCCTTAGGAATCTGCATCGCACCGCCCCCGTGAGCACCCCACCTGCCGGTCACCACCCCGCCCACCTCATAGGACGGATAGAAACGGTTATCATGCACCCACGCATCCAGCCACGCCCAACCGTTAGCAGTGAACAGCCGGTGCAGCTTCTTGTAGCGCAGAATTGGCTCAATCAACTCTTGCCGACGGTAGCGTTCTTCTTGGCCTGTTGCCACATCAACCCACGCCACCAACTGCCATTTGCGGGTAGACTCCACCCGAATACCGGCATTGTGCATTGCTTTGAGCAAACTCGCCGGCGAATCAGGATTCACCTGAGGTGCCGCCAGACGCTGGGCAATGAGCGCCGCGCACTTTTCCATCTCGTAAGGACGCTCGTAGGCACCGGGGCGATTGCCCAGGGTGTGTGTGAGAAGTTGCTCGTGAATCTGCCGGTTCCAGGGCATGCCAAAGAACTTTATCTCCGCAGCAATAAGTGCTCCCTGGGATTCAGCTGCGGCTAAGAGCTTTAGCCGCCCTGCATGGGGCGCTGCTTCTATCGCGGTGAGCTGGGCGTGTAATTCGGCTGCTAACAGCGTAGCGCTGGGACGCGCGTCCGGGGACTTATCCGGTGCTGTGTCGAACAGGGAATCCTGCCCTAGCATCTGGGCAACCGGCGGAAGATGCCCAGAAGGTGCCTGCGGGCGCGGCTCAAGATTGTGGGTGGGTGAGAAGTCGACCTGATTCTGCGGGCGCGTGGCAGCTGTTTCAAGAATGCGCTGCACCAAGAGAAGGTCGTGGCAGCGTGCCACACTCACTCCTGCGGTGAGTAAAAGCGGGTAAATCTCAGTGGTATCAGCCCACGCCCATCGCACTGTTTGCGAGCGGTTGCTTGAGGTGACCAGTCGTATAAAATCGGGTAGCTGCTCGGAGGAAAAAATCCGCCGCGTACCGCTGCCATCGGGCGTATACGTGATAGCCTCCCACATCACGGTGGCAGCGCTCTGATCTGCGGTGTCAGGGGCACCAATCACAATATACATAGTTTTATTATGGCGGTTTATGACGAATGCACAGAACCCCAACATCGCCCACTGTGGACACACGCTCAGAAACTCGGGCGTGTCACCTCACTTATCCACAGGTTCACCACCTATTACTTGTCACCGGCCCGGATCGTAGCGTCAAATATGGGCATGAACCGCTTACCAACCACCCAGCCAACGTACCCCACGGACGCCGCTCCGAAGCCACCTTCCCCACAACCTACGGACGAGGTGCCCCCACACAGCTGGGGATCTTTTACCGAGCACACGGGGTCACCCCTTATACCCCACACCTTTGCCGAACTTGCCACTAAATACCCACCAAAATTCTCAGAACCCGTACCGAAAGAACAGGTTCTCGCAAAGGCACCCGACCCCGACCTTGAGGCACAAGCGCTGGCTGTCATTGAGGGAATACTGGCAAGCAATTGTCCGCTTACACTTGCTGCTGCCCGCGATTACCTAACCGACCACCCGCCTGAGCACCCCGTTCCTGCAATTCTCGACCGGGTTAAAGCCGAAATCAGTGGGCTGGGACTGCTAGAACCCCTGCTTGATATACCCGGAATCACCGACATTTACGTCAATTCACCCAGCGACGTGTGGATCGACGGTAGAAACGGCAAACAAAAAACTGCCGTGCGCTTTGACTCTGAGACTCAGCTACGGACTCTAGCTACCCGGCTAATTACCTCTGCTGGCGCGCGATTGGATGATGCGGTAGCAGCTAACGACGTTTACAATGACCGCGGGCAACGCATCCACGCGGTGCTTCCACCCCTCGCCCCAGACTCAACAGTGCTCTCTATTCGTCTACAACCGGCAACCCGACCCACCCTCGAAACACTACTGGTAGATGCCCCGCCTGCTGTAGGGCAGGTTCTTCGGCACCTCGTAGAAATGCGTGCCAACTTTCTCATCAGTGGCGGTACAGGCAGCGGCAAAACCACCCTGCTTAACGCCATGCTGAGTCTCAGCGGCGCCCACGAGCGCCTTGTCACCCTTGAGGACTCACCGGAGCTTCAGCCACATCACCAGCACGTCGTCAGACTCGTTACCAAGGATGCCAACGCTGAAGGACGCGGCGCGGTAGGCTTGCAAGAGCTCATTCAGCAGGCGCTGCGTATGGGGCCAGACAGGCTTATTCTCGGAGAGTGCCGAGGCGCTGAAATCGCCGATCTTTTGATGGCGATGAACACCGGGCACGCGGGCTCAGGCTCCACCCTTCACGCTAACTCGGCGGCGTCAGTTCCTGCACGTGTGCTTGCCATGGGTTCCCTTGCTGGACTCAGTAGTGAGGCGACCTCCCTCCAAGCAGCTACCGCGCTCGATGTCGTCATTCACTGTGAGAAACGCGGCGGCGCTCGGCGTATCACTGAGATTGCCGCTATAACCCTGAAGCAGGGGCAACTGGTGACAGAACCGTGTTGCACGGTGGACGATAAAAACACTCTGACCTGGTACCCGGCAGGAGCCGATCTTTACCGTGCAGTAACCGATGAACCTGTGCTCACCGCATCAGATCGGAACGCGGTGAACAAACACCTGGGCAAACATGAGGTGTCAGCATGCTAACCCACCTTCTTGAGCGTTGGGGTTCTTACCTGCGGTACCACTGGGCAAAGTTTCGGCTGTCGGCTGAGGCAGATGCCGACGAGATGGAGGTGTGGTCTGAACTGCTGTGGGTGATGAGCTCACTGGTTGCTACCGGCTGTACCCTGCCCACGGTGTGTAAACACCTGTTGAATGATACTGATGCTGAGTATCGAGAGGCACCCGCGCACACTAACAAAAAGACACTAGATGCACCCCTGTCTGTAGTGTACGCCCGTGCTGATCAGGAGCTTTTCTTGCGAGCTGCTCTGACACGGATGAGTGTTGGTTACAGCCTGCTGGGGCTCACTAACACCCTGCCGTTTCAGCGGGCACACTCACGCCTGCGCGCCCAACAAATTCTTGCGTGCTGGCACATGAGCGCCCGCACTGGCGCTCCCTTGCAGGTACTGTGTGAAAACCTCGCCGCCCACTGTGAAAACGATACCGATGCCTTCGAAGCCCGCGTCTCGGCTCTCTCAGGCCCTAAAACAACGGGCTCTATTCTCTCGTGGCTACCGTTGCTGGGCTTGGGGCTGGGAATGCTCATGGGCACCAACCCCCTGGGATTTTTAATGGGCTCGCTACCTGGATTCGTACTGGGTGGTATAGGCTGCGGGCTTGCACTCTACGGCAGGCGGTGGACGCAAAAACTCGTCACCCGCGCCGAGCGCCTAGAACTCTAAAGGAACCCCCGCCATGAATCTTGCACTCATTACTCTGTGCCTACTGTGTCTGTTAGCTGCCCTATCACTGAAAATACGAGAACGGCGCAAAAGACCAACCGATGAACCCACCGATACTGCTGACCAACAGTCCTTTTTTTGCGACGCCGCCCTGCTGCTGGAACTGCTCGCAACCATACAGGAAGCAGGTATTTCACTGCCCGCATCCCTGACATATCTCACCGAACTTGACCCTGCCCTAGAGAACACGATGGCACCGGTTGCCCAACGCCTTAGCGCGGGGCTGACCTGGAATCAGGCATGGCAGGGGGCAGACCATCTACCACCGGAGCTGATAAAACTACGTGACTCTTTAAACGCAGTAAGCGCAGCGGGCGCACCCAGCGCAACAATTTTGAGAGCAGCGGCAGCCCGCGCTCGCCGTAGCGAGTTCCGCCACGCCGAACAGGCAGCAGCGAAACTGGGCGTCAAATTAGTGGTTCCTTTAGGGCTGTGTTCCCTTCCTGCCTTCATCTGTTTGGGCGTTCTGCCGGTATTAGTCACGCTCATACCGGCAAGTTTCTGAGAGTCCACTGTTACCGCTAAAACTGCCGATGCTTTTGAAAAGTTAGCAAGGTGCGTCCTGTGGATACCGGCAAAGTGTTTTCCACAGGCACGATTATCACGGCGTTTAAAGTGGTGCGGAGGGGAGTTATCCACAGATTTTGGGTTTTTCTTCTTTTTCGCTGTGAAGCGGGTCAGGCTAGAACCAAGCGATAACCAATCGCTGCTGGAAGCCAAGAGCTTTCACTCACTGTTGATAACACGAACCAAAGAAAGAAGGAGTGATTCTACGTGGGAATCTTCCAGAACACTGAAATTACTACCGCCGAGCGTTCCCTCGAACCAAGCATGCAGCACTCCCCGGTGATTGAAGGCGATATTGTTCATGACCCGGAGGCAGGGGCAACCACCGCAGAATATGGGATTGTGATGTTAGCCGCTGTAGGTTTTGCCGGTTTGCTGGTGGCGATCTTGAAGTCTCCCGAGGTCAATGAACTGTTGATGGGAATTGTCCGCAACGCTTTGAATACCGGGGCATAAGACCCTGCCACAAAGTCGTGCGGTGGCTGCACACAAGGTACGGGTAGCCACCGCACGGTGAGCATCAGAGCAGATGTAAAAACATCGCGAGCAGAAAGGAAAGCACCGTGCAGACCCCGCGTGCAGCGACTATCACCTGTGACCGGTGCCAAGCAGTTGAACCCACAGGAAAAACTGTGCAGCGAAGTGAGGACGCGCGTGGTTCTACCACCGCAGAGTTCGCGGTCATGCTGCCGGCGGTGGTAGTGATCCTGGCTTTAATTCTGGGTGCATGCGCCGTGGGTGCCCAACATATTGCCCTTGAGGAAGCCGCCCGCATAGGGGCTCGCGCAGCAGCCCGCGGTGAGAACCCTGAAACCATCACTCGTATGGTGCAGGGTATCGATGAAGACTTCACCGTTGAAACCGTCAGCCACGAAAACATCACCATCGTACGCGTAAGTGCCACCGCCCCCGGCATTATCGGGCAGTTCGGCGACCTCCAGCAGAGGGCTGAAGCCTCAGCATCTCTTGAATACTCCACCTCAAAACCTTAGATAACAGTGAACCACCAAAGAAAGCGTATAAACCCATGAGTAGATGGACACCCTGTGACAACCCCTACTATCTCAGTGCTCTGCGCATCATC encodes:
- a CDS encoding TadE family type IV pilus minor pilin, which produces MQTPRAATITCDRCQAVEPTGKTVQRSEDARGSTTAEFAVMLPAVVVILALILGACAVGAQHIALEEAARIGARAAARGENPETITRMVQGIDEDFTVETVSHENITIVRVSATAPGIIGQFGDLQQRAEASASLEYSTSKP
- a CDS encoding DUF4244 domain-containing protein, whose translation is MGIFQNTEITTAERSLEPSMQHSPVIEGDIVHDPEAGATTAEYGIVMLAAVGFAGLLVAILKSPEVNELLMGIVRNALNTGA
- a CDS encoding bifunctional 3'-5' exonuclease/DNA polymerase, whose translation is MYIVIGAPDTADQSAATVMWEAITYTPDGSGTRRIFSSEQLPDFIRLVTSSNRSQTVRWAWADTTEIYPLLLTAGVSVARCHDLLLVQRILETAATRPQNQVDFSPTHNLEPRPQAPSGHLPPVAQMLGQDSLFDTAPDKSPDARPSATLLAAELHAQLTAIEAAPHAGRLKLLAAAESQGALIAAEIKFFGMPWNRQIHEQLLTHTLGNRPGAYERPYEMEKCAALIAQRLAAPQVNPDSPASLLKAMHNAGIRVESTRKWQLVAWVDVATGQEERYRRQELIEPILRYKKLHRLFTANGWAWLDAWVHDNRFYPSYEVGGVVTGRWGAHGGGAMQIPKDVRQAVQAEAGMTLLVADAAQVEPRILAAMSGDQALAVAARGRDLYAGIAEIGERTGSPLDSRDAAKIVMLGAMYGATSGDSGRLLPHFRKLFPRAMEFTEAAASVGEHGGQVTTFLGRTSPAPSSTWFATQRDTSTAESERQAQSLAKSQGRFTRNFVVQGTAAEWALCWMGQMRKRLREEKLFGHALSTRLVYFLHDEVMLYGPQREAKVCERIVRESAEDAAKLLFGQIPVDFPVTVVATDNYAKAK
- a CDS encoding CpaF family protein: MNRLPTTQPTYPTDAAPKPPSPQPTDEVPPHSWGSFTEHTGSPLIPHTFAELATKYPPKFSEPVPKEQVLAKAPDPDLEAQALAVIEGILASNCPLTLAAARDYLTDHPPEHPVPAILDRVKAEISGLGLLEPLLDIPGITDIYVNSPSDVWIDGRNGKQKTAVRFDSETQLRTLATRLITSAGARLDDAVAANDVYNDRGQRIHAVLPPLAPDSTVLSIRLQPATRPTLETLLVDAPPAVGQVLRHLVEMRANFLISGGTGSGKTTLLNAMLSLSGAHERLVTLEDSPELQPHHQHVVRLVTKDANAEGRGAVGLQELIQQALRMGPDRLILGECRGAEIADLLMAMNTGHAGSGSTLHANSAASVPARVLAMGSLAGLSSEATSLQAATALDVVIHCEKRGGARRITEIAAITLKQGQLVTEPCCTVDDKNTLTWYPAGADLYRAVTDEPVLTASDRNAVNKHLGKHEVSAC
- a CDS encoding type II secretion system F family protein; translation: MNLALITLCLLCLLAALSLKIRERRKRPTDEPTDTADQQSFFCDAALLLELLATIQEAGISLPASLTYLTELDPALENTMAPVAQRLSAGLTWNQAWQGADHLPPELIKLRDSLNAVSAAGAPSATILRAAAARARRSEFRHAEQAAAKLGVKLVVPLGLCSLPAFICLGVLPVLVTLIPASF
- the nth gene encoding endonuclease III is translated as MGKTTTTTSATPTTSVASTPSLTPQEHALIEIRTVPAFTAEAARKRRQRSPETEIGRKRRVRKINTILGQTYPYAVAELDFENPFQLLVATVLSAQTTDVRVNSVTPTLFTAYPDAAALASARAEDLEDIIKSLGFYRAKTRSIIALAQQLVTECDGQVPATLKQLVKLAGVGRKTAFVVLGNAFNQPGLTVDTHFGRLARRMGMTIEKDPVKVEREVAALFEKKDWTQLSHRLVYHGRRICHAQKPACGVCPVADLCPSYGEGETDEIKARKLMKYEMAPGREGLHLKFLKGYSRRQLQAEGYSLGS
- a CDS encoding CoA pyrophosphatase codes for the protein MDLNPKDSDRVSQNPASDPKGAALGQARADLLRLVQHDVTDFSDCERWKVGEVDSAVSRRAAVLILFGALDAEPARTWVAGNVAEYLDVLVLVRASSMRSHAGQPAFPGGKIDPEDYERAERDGVPVSHIAAVREAVEETGLDPEGVEVLGAIQDVPLPVSNFQVSPIIGWWCKPSPVDVVDHQESSLVLRVPVADLVNPANRLYATISYQGRTHRSPAFDVAQDGETFRIWGFTGVILDRVLDALGWSVPWDQQRSEPAPIKNRERARVRH